The Methanoregula boonei 6A8 genome has a window encoding:
- the alaS gene encoding alanine--tRNA ligase, whose amino-acid sequence MLEEEYQLDYFKEQGFTRKICKSCGSAFWTRDSSREDCGDAPCVPYSFIGSPVFAPHTVDEMREAFLSFFEKNGHTRIERYPVAARWRDDIYLTIASIADFQPFVTAGVVPPPANPLTISQPCIRLNDLDSVGRSGRHLTTFEMLAHHAFNTPTEEIYWKDRTVELCDQFLASIGGDLNKVTYKEHPWIGGGNAGPSVEVMIGGLEVATLVFMSLGRQKTSHPGYDLNGEKYYPMKLRIVDTGYGLERLVWASKGSPTIYDAVFPDMVSRVMSSAGISHLLENKDYTKILAMNARFAGLMDISGSNLFNLRKKVAAAIEISPEKLDRMITPIEKVYAIVDHTRCLAYMLGDCIVPSNVREGYLARLVIRRTLRMMNEFKMQDTLADLIEEQMKIIGMDKFQQDIAVVREIVDREVEKYAITLDRGTRIVQKVAKSYKAKSQRVPLAEIITLYDSHGIPPEMIKDIAAKEGAVIDLPDNFYSQIADMHSESKKEAAPDKTAGYAERVSALPPTKKLYYEQPGDTEFEAVVIDFFDEYAVLDQTLFYPEGGGQPADTGSLVGSDSMARVDDVIKVGEVILHHISGGVLQRGERVKGMIDEERRFSLMRHHTATHILLHAAKAVLGVHIHQSGAQKGPESSRIDIRHFKHITPDELRKIEIEANRMVMANRPVEISIENRTKAEQEYGFALYQGGVPPGKDLRIVKVAGDIEACAGTHCRSTGEIGAIKILRVEHIQDGIERIEFAAGTAAVYYMQHLEQIAASSADVLSVQLENLPPTVTRFFSEWKDQKKEIERMSQRLVELEIQAIQPESIGGIPVVVKRIDLAPRELSSIATSLSEKGGVALLATPGETARIVLASGDARVNAGDIIGQLCSLLGGKGGGKPQMAQGGGPEVDKLDLALNVGRERIIAALQKK is encoded by the coding sequence ATGCTTGAAGAAGAATACCAGCTTGATTATTTTAAGGAACAGGGATTTACCCGGAAGATCTGTAAATCCTGCGGTTCTGCTTTCTGGACGCGCGACAGTTCCCGTGAGGACTGTGGCGATGCTCCCTGCGTACCCTATTCCTTCATTGGCAGTCCTGTTTTTGCCCCCCATACGGTTGACGAGATGCGCGAGGCATTTCTCTCTTTTTTTGAAAAGAACGGGCACACCCGTATTGAACGGTACCCGGTAGCTGCCCGCTGGCGGGATGATATATATCTCACCATTGCCTCCATTGCCGATTTCCAGCCGTTTGTGACCGCAGGTGTTGTCCCCCCGCCGGCAAACCCCCTTACCATCTCCCAGCCCTGCATCCGGTTAAACGACCTCGATTCCGTTGGCCGTTCGGGGCGGCACCTGACCACGTTCGAGATGCTCGCCCACCACGCGTTCAACACCCCCACTGAAGAGATCTACTGGAAGGATCGCACGGTCGAACTCTGCGACCAGTTCCTTGCGTCAATCGGGGGCGACCTCAACAAGGTCACCTACAAGGAGCACCCGTGGATCGGCGGCGGGAATGCAGGCCCGAGTGTTGAGGTGATGATCGGGGGTCTTGAGGTCGCCACCCTTGTCTTCATGAGCCTCGGGCGGCAGAAGACCAGCCACCCCGGCTACGATCTCAACGGCGAGAAGTACTACCCGATGAAGCTCCGCATTGTCGATACCGGCTATGGCCTGGAAAGGCTGGTCTGGGCATCGAAGGGCTCACCAACTATCTATGATGCGGTCTTCCCCGACATGGTCAGCCGGGTGATGAGTTCAGCCGGCATCTCGCACCTTCTGGAGAACAAGGACTACACGAAGATCCTTGCCATGAACGCCCGGTTTGCCGGCCTCATGGATATCTCGGGTTCCAACCTCTTTAACCTCCGAAAGAAGGTTGCGGCAGCCATCGAGATCTCACCGGAGAAACTCGACCGGATGATTACGCCCATCGAGAAGGTGTACGCGATCGTGGACCACACCCGCTGCCTTGCCTATATGCTTGGCGACTGCATTGTGCCCTCCAATGTCCGGGAAGGCTACCTTGCACGGCTTGTGATCCGCCGGACCCTGAGGATGATGAACGAGTTTAAGATGCAGGACACGCTGGCCGATCTCATCGAAGAGCAGATGAAGATTATTGGGATGGACAAGTTCCAGCAGGACATTGCCGTGGTGCGCGAGATCGTTGACCGCGAGGTTGAAAAGTACGCCATCACGCTTGACCGCGGGACCCGGATTGTCCAGAAAGTGGCAAAGTCCTACAAGGCAAAGAGCCAGCGCGTGCCGCTTGCCGAGATCATCACCCTGTATGACTCCCACGGCATTCCCCCAGAGATGATCAAGGATATTGCGGCAAAGGAGGGTGCAGTCATCGATCTGCCGGATAACTTCTATTCCCAGATCGCCGATATGCACTCAGAATCCAAAAAGGAGGCTGCCCCGGACAAAACCGCCGGCTATGCAGAGCGGGTCAGCGCCCTTCCTCCCACAAAGAAACTTTACTACGAGCAGCCGGGTGACACCGAGTTTGAGGCAGTGGTCATTGATTTCTTTGATGAATACGCAGTGCTTGACCAGACGCTCTTCTACCCGGAGGGTGGCGGCCAGCCGGCAGATACCGGGAGCCTTGTGGGCTCCGATAGCATGGCCCGTGTTGATGATGTCATAAAAGTCGGCGAAGTGATCCTCCATCACATCAGCGGGGGAGTTCTCCAGCGCGGCGAGCGGGTGAAGGGTATGATTGATGAGGAGCGGCGCTTCTCGCTCATGCGCCACCATACGGCTACCCACATCCTTCTCCATGCCGCAAAGGCGGTGCTCGGCGTCCACATCCACCAGTCCGGGGCGCAAAAAGGACCCGAAAGCTCACGCATCGATATCCGGCACTTCAAGCATATCACTCCGGACGAACTCCGTAAGATTGAGATCGAGGCAAACCGGATGGTAATGGCAAACCGGCCGGTGGAGATCTCTATTGAAAACCGAACCAAGGCCGAGCAGGAATACGGCTTTGCATTGTACCAGGGGGGTGTCCCGCCGGGCAAGGACCTTCGTATCGTTAAAGTGGCCGGGGATATCGAGGCCTGCGCCGGCACCCACTGCAGAAGTACCGGGGAGATTGGTGCCATTAAGATCCTCCGGGTCGAGCATATCCAGGATGGAATAGAAAGGATAGAGTTTGCTGCCGGGACTGCTGCTGTCTATTACATGCAACACCTGGAGCAGATCGCAGCCTCTTCCGCTGATGTCCTCTCGGTCCAGCTTGAGAACCTCCCGCCTACCGTGACCCGGTTCTTTTCGGAATGGAAAGACCAGAAAAAAGAGATCGAGCGCATGAGCCAGCGGCTTGTCGAGCTTGAGATCCAGGCCATCCAGCCCGAATCCATCGGCGGAATCCCGGTTGTGGTAAAACGCATTGATCTTGCCCCCCGGGAACTTTCGTCCATTGCTACCTCGCTTTCGGAAAAAGGCGGTGTTGCCCTCCTTGCCACACCGGGCGAGACTGCACGGATTGTCCTCGCCTCGGGAGATGCCCGGGTCAATGCCGGGGATATTATCGGGCAGCTCTGCAGCCTCCTTGGCGGCAAAGGCGGCGGAAAACCCCAGATGGCGCAGGGTGGCGGACCAGAAGTGGACAAGCTTGACCTTGCCTTAAATGTCGGGCGCGAACGTATCATTGCCGCGCTGCAGAAGAAGTGA
- the hisH gene encoding imidazole glycerol phosphate synthase subunit HisH encodes MGKKIAVIDYGLGNLRSVMRGIEAAGADAIVTGNAEEIAAADGIVLPGVGAFHEGMEQLGSLRDTVNAATREVPLLGICLGMQMLMDSSEEHGLHQGLGLIPGRVRRFPSVPGIKVPHMGWNTIRLEKEKNPLFSGLSHEAYMYFVHSYYADTTPEYTLTTTEYILPFASAIVRNNVYGVQFHPEKSGAAGVALLKNFVGLI; translated from the coding sequence ATGGGTAAGAAAATCGCGGTCATTGATTACGGCCTTGGGAACCTGCGCAGCGTGATGCGCGGGATCGAAGCGGCAGGGGCGGATGCGATTGTCACCGGGAATGCAGAAGAGATCGCAGCGGCCGACGGGATTGTGCTCCCGGGCGTGGGCGCTTTCCATGAGGGTATGGAACAACTGGGCTCACTCAGGGACACGGTGAATGCAGCAACCCGGGAGGTTCCGCTCCTTGGCATATGCCTCGGAATGCAGATGCTCATGGACTCAAGCGAGGAACACGGGCTCCACCAGGGACTTGGGCTTATTCCTGGCCGCGTGCGCCGGTTTCCTTCTGTACCCGGGATCAAGGTCCCGCATATGGGATGGAATACGATCCGGCTGGAGAAAGAAAAAAACCCGCTCTTCTCCGGCCTTTCCCATGAAGCATATATGTACTTTGTACACTCGTATTATGCGGACACTACACCGGAATATACGCTTACTACCACGGAGTATATCCTCCCGTTTGCCTCTGCAATAGTCCGCAATAATGTGTACGGCGTCCAGTTCCACCCGGAAAAAAGCGGCGCGGCAGGTGTAGCACTGCTGAAAAATTTTGTCGGTTTGATCTGA
- a CDS encoding shikimate kinase, protein MKNIILIGLPGAGKSTTGVILAKTLGMGFIDTDILVQDRAGRILQEILDYEGPVAFLTTEEKAIISLNCTGTVIATGGSVVMSPKAIAHLKKTGVIVYLELSFAAMKRRLANITNRGIVLLPGQTLRHMFDQRVPLYENYADLTVRCSKKDAESVVQEIVTGFQTG, encoded by the coding sequence ATGAAAAACATTATCCTTATCGGTTTGCCAGGCGCAGGAAAAAGCACCACGGGCGTGATCCTGGCAAAGACGCTCGGTATGGGCTTTATCGATACTGACATTCTGGTACAGGATCGTGCCGGCAGGATCCTCCAGGAAATCCTTGACTATGAAGGCCCCGTCGCATTCCTGACAACTGAGGAAAAAGCAATCATCTCCTTAAACTGCACCGGTACGGTCATTGCCACGGGAGGCAGTGTGGTCATGAGCCCAAAGGCAATAGCACACCTGAAAAAGACGGGCGTGATCGTGTACCTGGAGCTCTCTTTTGCCGCAATGAAACGGCGCCTTGCAAACATCACAAACCGGGGTATTGTCCTCCTTCCTGGGCAAACCCTCCGCCATATGTTTGATCAGCGGGTGCCACTGTACGAGAACTATGCCGATCTTACCGTCCGCTGTTCAAAGAAGGATGCCGAATCTGTTGTACAGGAGATTGTGACAGGTTTCCAGACAGGATAA
- a CDS encoding ArsR/SmtB family transcription factor, with the protein MTEDVVVLEPGDEQATKIAKAMSSQTASDILSLLAAGAKSLTDITEQLKIPLTTVKYHTENLLDAGLIKISETRYSIKGREVKMYALTDRLLIVAPKRTNVRDLLLKYSSLFAIVVAGSLSVFALAPLFGPQAVPEAASFAMNSAGAEGGRVYVAKAVSDTALAPSASLDPALAFFCGGVLVIIVLLCYEAYLWKKRR; encoded by the coding sequence ATGACCGAAGATGTCGTAGTGCTGGAACCCGGTGACGAACAGGCCACAAAGATAGCAAAAGCCATGTCAAGCCAGACCGCAAGCGACATCCTTTCCCTTCTTGCGGCCGGTGCAAAGAGCCTTACCGATATTACTGAACAACTCAAAATCCCGCTTACTACCGTAAAGTACCACACGGAAAACCTGCTTGACGCAGGTCTTATTAAGATCTCAGAGACCCGGTACAGCATCAAGGGGCGCGAGGTGAAGATGTATGCGCTTACCGACCGGCTCCTGATTGTAGCGCCGAAACGGACCAATGTCCGGGATCTCCTGCTCAAGTACAGCTCCCTTTTTGCGATCGTTGTTGCCGGGTCGCTCTCCGTTTTTGCCCTAGCCCCACTTTTCGGACCGCAGGCGGTTCCGGAAGCTGCTTCTTTTGCGATGAACAGTGCTGGTGCGGAAGGCGGCCGGGTCTATGTAGCAAAAGCTGTTTCCGATACTGCCCTGGCGCCTTCAGCGTCGCTCGATCCGGCACTTGCCTTTTTCTGTGGTGGTGTGCTTGTGATCATCGTCCTGCTCTGCTACGAGGCATATCTCTGGAAAAAGAGACGCTGA
- a CDS encoding phosphoadenosine phosphosulfate reductase domain-containing protein — translation MHPSYLGRILLSWCDRCHTPVLGKTCAACGSPTRKVPLTPPGDARPAFPADIELINRIFCEHFGAPLVPEGHLVLLNKVPDTDRMEEIIIGGGIAGSIRYLPKKRRWEPIPRPEACTLFYPIQRVVTVDDTAVPFIRDQGMSVLRPGMASIEDHVDTGDEVFILAKDGTCIAVGRAKAGAEEARAMQKGQVVRTRRNTPSTIVPGRATWKDAVRSNAAVLDRVETEAVTFVKNVARAYPLQPTISYSGGKDSLATFLVVKKALGNVPLLFADTGLEFPETYANVDAMEHQYQAKIIRTPAAEKFWTTLARQGPPAVNARWCCSICKLLPVAETIRSTWGECLSFIGQRRYESLSRAQSDRIWRNAIVKVQLSAAPIQDWTALHVWLYLFREEAPYNQLYEHRLDRIGCFMCPSSDMALIHMIEADFPGLWSGWMKHLEAWRDAQGLPAGWIESGAWRIREEKHG, via the coding sequence ATGCACCCTTCTTATCTTGGCAGGATCCTGCTCTCCTGGTGCGATCGGTGCCATACGCCGGTTCTGGGGAAGACCTGTGCTGCCTGCGGCTCACCAACCCGGAAAGTGCCCCTTACGCCACCAGGTGATGCGCGACCGGCATTTCCTGCGGACATTGAACTTATCAACCGCATTTTTTGTGAGCACTTCGGTGCACCGCTGGTACCTGAAGGCCACCTGGTCCTGCTCAACAAGGTCCCGGATACAGACCGGATGGAAGAGATCATTATCGGCGGGGGAATTGCCGGATCCATACGGTACCTCCCCAAAAAACGCCGGTGGGAACCAATTCCCCGCCCGGAGGCCTGCACGCTCTTTTACCCAATACAACGCGTAGTTACGGTCGACGACACTGCAGTGCCATTCATCAGGGATCAGGGGATGAGTGTGCTCCGTCCCGGTATGGCTTCTATCGAAGACCATGTGGATACCGGAGACGAGGTCTTTATTCTTGCAAAAGACGGCACCTGCATTGCGGTGGGCAGGGCAAAAGCCGGGGCAGAAGAGGCGCGGGCCATGCAGAAGGGCCAGGTCGTGCGCACCCGCAGGAATACTCCCTCGACCATTGTTCCCGGGAGAGCCACGTGGAAGGATGCAGTCCGTTCTAATGCCGCAGTTCTTGACCGGGTTGAAACCGAAGCGGTAACCTTTGTAAAAAACGTGGCCAGGGCATATCCTCTCCAGCCCACCATCTCGTACTCCGGGGGAAAAGACAGCCTTGCAACCTTTCTTGTGGTAAAAAAGGCGCTCGGGAATGTCCCCCTGCTCTTTGCCGATACCGGCCTTGAATTCCCCGAAACATATGCAAACGTGGATGCCATGGAGCACCAGTATCAGGCAAAGATAATCCGGACACCCGCCGCAGAAAAATTTTGGACCACCCTTGCCCGGCAGGGCCCGCCGGCAGTCAATGCCCGCTGGTGCTGCAGCATCTGCAAGCTCCTGCCGGTAGCCGAAACCATCCGCTCGACATGGGGCGAGTGTCTCTCGTTTATCGGCCAGCGCAGGTACGAATCGCTCTCGCGTGCACAGAGTGACAGGATATGGAGAAACGCGATCGTAAAGGTACAACTCTCCGCAGCACCGATCCAGGACTGGACGGCACTCCATGTCTGGCTCTACCTCTTCCGGGAGGAGGCGCCCTACAACCAGCTCTACGAACACCGGCTGGATCGGATCGGATGTTTCATGTGCCCGTCAAGTGATATGGCATTAATCCACATGATCGAGGCCGATTTTCCCGGTCTCTGGAGCGGGTGGATGAAGCATCTGGAAGCATGGAGGGACGCGCAGGGCCTGCCCGCTGGCTGGATCGAAAGCGGGGCATGGAGAATCCGGGAGGAAAAGCATGGGTAA
- a CDS encoding 2'-5' RNA ligase family protein produces MTRYLIDIRQMGPVMHQIHALSARLEEKFPIRDRQVVPHITLAGPFSTRDEERLIRDFTRVCENLAGIPQYGVGGYGFFDTSRVVFVTIIPDDCLRQFRATLAEALLPYCTLRDYDRVPAEEFQFHSTLAMKLDWLTFMRLRWYIRHQEPVVHSPHPVRVTLLKNTRILCEYDFARHRMLSGARARSRAMLMRDRDSLKPWGDDPGI; encoded by the coding sequence TTGACCCGTTACCTGATCGATATCCGCCAGATGGGCCCGGTCATGCACCAGATCCATGCGCTTTCTGCCCGTCTCGAAGAAAAGTTCCCCATCCGGGACCGGCAGGTTGTCCCGCATATCACGCTTGCCGGGCCGTTTTCTACCAGGGATGAGGAACGGCTTATCCGGGATTTTACCCGGGTCTGCGAAAACCTGGCCGGGATTCCGCAGTACGGCGTTGGGGGATACGGGTTTTTTGATACATCCCGGGTCGTCTTTGTCACCATCATCCCGGATGACTGCCTCCGGCAGTTCCGGGCCACATTGGCAGAGGCGCTTCTCCCCTACTGCACGCTCCGTGACTACGATCGCGTGCCCGCAGAAGAATTTCAGTTCCACTCTACACTTGCCATGAAGCTGGACTGGCTGACATTCATGAGATTAAGATGGTATATCCGGCACCAGGAACCGGTTGTCCACAGTCCCCATCCGGTCCGGGTAACCCTGCTTAAGAACACCCGGATCCTCTGCGAATATGATTTTGCCCGGCACCGGATGCTCTCCGGGGCCCGGGCACGGAGCCGGGCTATGCTGATGCGGGACCGGGACAGCCTGAAGCCCTGGGGCGATGATCCCGGGATATAA
- a CDS encoding nitroreductase family protein — MTPETGNENAVLDRIIGERRTHRKFTAAIPPDEMIESLIHAGLHAPFAASAIGSTSDYFRKFFVIRRDSKTMSALALLVFAEVNTLAAALEKGMAHDVALREQATAFTDRLAMIRKLGRVPGVGTAPFYLVVAEKKGFPPVEQQSLFACMENMWLKATALGLGFQVVSVTAQMADNEQFCRLLGVEPGKWAFMGCATGYPAEQLSPSIRPSVGEVTTWMG; from the coding sequence ATGACCCCAGAAACCGGAAATGAAAACGCAGTCCTGGACAGGATTATCGGGGAGCGTCGTACCCACAGGAAGTTTACCGCAGCGATCCCTCCCGATGAGATGATCGAAAGCCTCATCCATGCCGGCCTCCATGCCCCGTTTGCCGCATCGGCAATCGGAAGTACCTCGGATTATTTCAGGAAATTTTTTGTGATCCGCAGGGATTCAAAAACCATGAGTGCGCTTGCCCTCTTAGTCTTTGCCGAAGTCAATACCCTGGCGGCTGCCCTGGAAAAAGGGATGGCACACGATGTTGCGCTGCGGGAACAGGCCACTGCTTTTACCGATCGTCTGGCAATGATCCGGAAACTGGGCAGGGTTCCCGGCGTTGGCACCGCACCGTTTTACCTTGTTGTTGCCGAGAAAAAGGGATTTCCCCCGGTTGAGCAGCAGTCCCTTTTTGCCTGCATGGAGAACATGTGGCTGAAAGCAACAGCGCTTGGCCTGGGTTTCCAGGTAGTTTCGGTCACGGCACAGATGGCAGATAATGAACAGTTCTGCCGGCTCCTGGGAGTGGAACCCGGGAAGTGGGCGTTTATGGGATGTGCTACGGGCTACCCTGCCGAACAGTTATCACCATCAATCCGGCCATCTGTTGGCGAAGTCACCACCTGGATGGGATAA
- a CDS encoding plasma-membrane proton-efflux P-type ATPase — MSLIRSTGDTMPETQDAVENLVASVAMETGDLVANPGADPTNGLSAVEHRRRIAQYGYNEIPEKKPSPFLNFARKFSGPTAWMLEAVIVLSLVLGNYANVYIIVALLVLNAVLGFFLEQKASKAVDALRQRLRVNARVLRDGSWLVVPARDLVPGDIVRIRAGDFVPADLQVLDGKLAVDQSSLTGESLPMEKAPSSLLFSGSVIRSGEATGLVLLTGARTYYGKTTELVQFARPRLQAEEVTARVVKWLFVIVGLSLSAAFVVALVSGMHLVDILSLALVLLASAIPVALPAMFTITLALGSVELSRRGVLVTRLNAAEDAATMDTLCTDKTGTITTNRLTVTGILPGDGWSEADVILYGALASEAANHDPIDRAFLLTAEERGAPQDRYTRRSFIPFDPATRRTEAVVEKDGTTLRVAKGAIVAIAELTGTDPARLREQSGGWAEKGYRTLAVAAGAGDDPLSIVGIVAMQDLPRPDARHLVGELQKLGISVKMLTGDALPIAQETARQVGLAGTITGAEEFEKVKEADPARASALIEESAGFARVYPEDKYAIVRSLQAQGHIVGMTGDGINDAPSLRQAEVGIAVASATDVAKGAASVVLTGEGLENIVDLVLVGRMMHQRILTWIFNKVVKTFQVVVFVVVAFLLTGQFVISVFGVVLLLFVIDFVTLSLSTDNVRGSKHPDSWEITGLVRSSLVMGVLVVIESLLILNVGRGPFGLAATTSGLQSFAFAILFYFGIMTVFVVRERGHFWDSAPSIPLLLVSLADMGIVAVLLTMGVPGLVPIPPAATLTVIAMAAFFSFGINDTIKYLMLKRWW, encoded by the coding sequence ATGAGCCTGATACGTAGTACCGGGGATACAATGCCAGAAACTCAGGATGCCGTGGAAAACCTCGTCGCTTCCGTAGCCATGGAAACCGGTGATCTGGTTGCCAACCCCGGTGCGGATCCCACAAACGGCCTGTCTGCTGTGGAACACAGGCGCCGGATCGCACAGTACGGTTACAACGAGATCCCGGAAAAAAAGCCCTCTCCTTTCCTCAATTTCGCCAGAAAGTTCTCCGGCCCCACCGCATGGATGCTCGAAGCCGTCATCGTCCTCTCCCTTGTGCTTGGCAATTATGCCAATGTGTACATTATCGTTGCCCTCCTTGTCCTCAATGCCGTGCTCGGTTTTTTTCTGGAGCAGAAGGCCTCAAAGGCCGTGGATGCACTCAGGCAGCGGCTCCGGGTCAATGCCCGGGTACTGCGGGACGGGAGCTGGCTGGTTGTTCCTGCCCGGGACCTTGTTCCCGGAGATATCGTGCGGATCCGGGCCGGGGACTTTGTGCCGGCCGATCTTCAGGTGCTTGACGGGAAGCTAGCCGTGGACCAGTCCTCCCTTACCGGAGAATCTCTGCCGATGGAAAAGGCGCCATCCTCCCTGCTCTTCTCCGGCTCGGTGATCCGTTCGGGCGAGGCTACCGGCCTTGTCCTCCTTACCGGGGCCCGGACCTATTACGGGAAGACAACCGAGCTGGTGCAGTTTGCCCGCCCGCGGCTCCAGGCCGAGGAAGTAACCGCCCGCGTGGTGAAATGGCTCTTTGTGATCGTGGGCCTTTCCCTATCAGCTGCGTTTGTCGTAGCGCTGGTTTCGGGAATGCACCTGGTAGATATCCTCTCGCTTGCGCTCGTGCTCCTTGCCTCTGCCATCCCGGTTGCCCTGCCGGCGATGTTTACGATCACGCTCGCGCTTGGTTCGGTGGAACTCTCCCGGCGCGGTGTTCTGGTCACCCGGCTCAATGCTGCGGAAGATGCGGCCACCATGGACACCCTCTGCACGGATAAGACCGGTACTATTACCACCAACCGCCTCACCGTTACCGGCATTCTTCCCGGGGATGGCTGGAGCGAGGCCGACGTTATCCTGTACGGGGCGCTTGCCTCGGAAGCGGCTAACCACGATCCCATTGATCGTGCTTTCCTTCTTACAGCGGAGGAACGGGGTGCACCACAGGACCGCTATACCCGGCGGTCGTTTATCCCGTTCGACCCGGCAACCCGGCGGACCGAAGCGGTTGTGGAAAAGGACGGCACCACCCTCCGGGTGGCCAAGGGGGCCATAGTTGCCATTGCGGAGCTCACCGGCACCGATCCTGCCCGGCTTCGGGAGCAGTCCGGGGGATGGGCAGAAAAAGGGTACCGGACACTTGCCGTGGCCGCAGGTGCCGGTGATGATCCCCTCAGTATCGTCGGGATTGTCGCCATGCAGGACCTCCCCCGCCCGGATGCCCGGCACCTTGTTGGCGAGCTCCAGAAACTGGGTATTTCCGTAAAGATGCTGACCGGTGACGCCCTGCCGATCGCTCAGGAGACTGCACGGCAGGTCGGGCTTGCCGGCACCATCACGGGGGCAGAAGAATTTGAGAAGGTAAAGGAGGCCGACCCGGCCCGGGCATCCGCCCTGATCGAAGAGAGCGCCGGGTTTGCCCGGGTCTACCCGGAGGACAAGTACGCGATTGTCAGAAGCCTCCAGGCACAGGGCCATATTGTCGGCATGACCGGCGATGGCATCAACGACGCTCCCTCGCTCCGACAGGCCGAAGTGGGCATTGCCGTGGCAAGCGCTACTGACGTGGCAAAGGGTGCGGCAAGCGTGGTCCTGACCGGGGAGGGCCTTGAAAACATCGTGGATCTCGTGCTGGTCGGGCGCATGATGCACCAGCGGATCCTCACCTGGATCTTCAACAAGGTGGTCAAGACCTTCCAGGTTGTTGTCTTCGTGGTCGTGGCTTTCCTCCTTACCGGGCAGTTTGTCATCTCGGTCTTCGGCGTTGTGCTGCTCCTCTTTGTGATCGACTTTGTCACGCTCTCGCTCTCCACCGATAATGTGCGGGGATCGAAACACCCGGACAGCTGGGAGATCACCGGTCTTGTGCGGTCCTCGCTTGTGATGGGCGTCCTTGTGGTGATCGAGTCCCTGCTCATCCTGAATGTGGGCCGCGGGCCGTTCGGGCTTGCCGCCACTACTTCCGGGCTCCAGTCGTTTGCCTTTGCGATCCTCTTCTACTTTGGGATCATGACTGTCTTTGTGGTCAGGGAACGGGGACATTTCTGGGATTCGGCGCCCAGCATTCCGCTCCTTCTTGTGTCCCTTGCAGACATGGGGATTGTTGCGGTGCTTCTCACCATGGGTGTTCCCGGGCTGGTACCCATCCCGCCGGCTGCGACACTTACCGTGATCGCCATGGCCGCGTTCTTCTCGTTTGGAATCAACGATACGATCAAGTACCTGATGCTTAAAAGATGGTGGTGA